The Streptomyces sp. NBC_00459 DNA segment CATCGCCCGGTGCGACGGCAGGCTGCCGAACTTCCCCGTCGACCTCGGCCTCGACCCCGAAGGACCGCTCCCCACCCAGAAGTTGATGCGGGAGTGGCTCACGGACGACGCGGACGCGGCGGCCTTCGAGGCGTACTGCCGTCCGTACGGCGGCAGCATGACCGGCATCCTCGCGGCCACCGCTCTCATCGTGCGGGACATCGGCGGCCAGCAGGTGTACCGCACCGTCGTGCCCTTCCACACCCGGGCCAGGTCCGAGTGGTCGGACTCGGTGGGCTGGTACGTGGGCGGCGCGCCGATCGAGATCCCGGTGGGCCAGGTGTCGGACTTCGACGGCGCGCTGGACCTGGTCCGCACCGCGCTGCGGGCCAAGCGACCGCTGTCGAGGATGCCCATCGCCCGGGTGCTGAAGCTGCTGGGCTCCGACTTCCGGCCCACCTCACCGGACCTGTACTCGATCGTGTCGTTCGTCGACACCCGGGGCATCGCGGGCTCGGAGCGGTGGGACGACCTGAAGGCGTACGGGCTGATCCGGGTCTCCTACGGCGACCAGGTGTGCGCCTGGACCACCCGCCTCCACGAGGGCCTCCAGTTCGCGGCCCGCTACCCGGACACGGACATCGCGCAGAAGAACATGCGCCTGTACGTGGCCGAGCTGCGAAACCTGATCAGGTCGGTGGCGCGGGACGCGCCCACCGACAGGGGCGCGGGGAACTGCGCGACCAGCCCCCACGGACCCGCAGCCGAAGATCCCGCCCCCAGCGGAGCGCTCACGCGTCCTTGAACTCCTGACGCTGCCGCCCGAGCCCCCCGATCTCCAGCTCCACCACATCCCCGGCCCGAAGGAACGGCTTGGGCTCGGGCGCACCCAGCGCAACCCCGGCCGGCGTACCCGTGTTGATGACGTCACCCGGGTACAGGGTCATGAA contains these protein-coding regions:
- a CDS encoding condensation domain-containing protein — its product is MRLTDIHRCEIRPGRLVTWTLHPTTVESAAELPEDTRPPAYVQEAHVRTARTVREDGLFVPTWLGTAFDIPGRVDLDVLQGALRAWTLRHETLRSGFRWVDGPPGSPDDELRRFTLAPEDVVLHREDVGEFRDGAVLPRYLQDRFDIAADALTWPNFIYSAVVRDDSTSVYMAFDHTNVDSYSIFRIADEIHQLYTAALDGRTLDTAPVASYVDFCASERTHADGIDETHAIVDEWRKFIARCDGRLPNFPVDLGLDPEGPLPTQKLMREWLTDDADAAAFEAYCRPYGGSMTGILAATALIVRDIGGQQVYRTVVPFHTRARSEWSDSVGWYVGGAPIEIPVGQVSDFDGALDLVRTALRAKRPLSRMPIARVLKLLGSDFRPTSPDLYSIVSFVDTRGIAGSERWDDLKAYGLIRVSYGDQVCAWTTRLHEGLQFAARYPDTDIAQKNMRLYVAELRNLIRSVARDAPTDRGAGNCATSPHGPAAEDPAPSGALTRP